In a single window of the Megalobrama amblycephala isolate DHTTF-2021 linkage group LG3, ASM1881202v1, whole genome shotgun sequence genome:
- the nitr9 gene encoding novel immune-type receptor 9 produces the protein MITFGVLLLFLIGLTATHLNNPPVFTKPGETVNLPCFYQSQIAMHFSWYKHEPGQNPRLISTIYKYDQNARFYHNFKNDSRFSVLNEKGVHQLVIRNTQISDSATYYCGSAYSNVMEFVEGTELIVEGLKSYTVVKQHAFIPSHSGDSVNLTCTVLNQTCVGNHSVYWLIHESQESHPRIIGAHGTSTDQCDRISESGFTVRRCVYSFSKKDLNLSDAGTYYCAVAACGEIMLGNGTKLDIIGADSTQMTFVLLSIVRTVLLIITIATVTVWYCMKSKRMSKEGCSSPAIRDRRSRPKGRPGASCSKVI, from the exons ATGATAACCTTTGGAGTTTTGCTTCTCTTTCTCATCG gCCTTACTGCAACACATCTGAATAACCCACCTGTGTTTACTAAACCGGGAGAAACAGTTAATTTACCTTGCTTTTACCAGAGCCAAATAGCCATGCACTTCTCATGGTACAAGCATGAACCTGGACAGAATCCCAGGCTCATCTCCACCATTTACAAGTATGATCAAAATGCCCGGTTTTACCATAATTTCAAGAATGATTCGCGCTTCTCTGTACTGAATGAAAAGGGTGTGCATCAATTGGTGATAAGAAACACACAGATCTCAGATTCTGCAACATACTACTGTGGAAGTGCTTATTCCAACGTAATGGAATTCGTCGAAGGCACAGAGTTGATAGTTGAAG GGTTGAAAAGCTACACTGTTGTAAAACAACATGCTTTCATTCCATCACATTCTGGAGATTCAGTGAATCTTACGTGCACCGTTTTAAATCAGACCTGTGTAGGAAACCACAGTGTGTACTGGCTCATACATGAATCACAGGAATCTCATCCAAGAATAATTGGCGCACATGGAACGAGTACTGATCAGTGTGATCGGATCTCTGAATCTGGTTTTACAGTACGTAGATGCGTCTACAGCTTCTCTAAGAAGGACCTCAATCTGTCTGATGCTGGGACTTACTACTGTGCTGTTGCTGCGTGTGGGGAGATAATGCTTGGGAACGGAACCAAACTGGACATTATAG GTGCAGATTCCACACAGATGACTTTTGTTCTTCTTTCCATTGTTAGAACAGTCCTTCTTATAATCACTATTGCCACAGTTACTGTTTGGTACTGCATGAAATCAAAAAGAATGTCAAAAGAGGGCTGTTCTTCACCTGCCATCCGAGACAGACGATCCCGACCAAAGGGAAGACcaggggccagttgttcaaaagtaatctga
- the LOC125265310 gene encoding uncharacterized protein LOC125265310 isoform X2: MSQCRENMHAVSVIILAFCGCFTAHVINQPKLVQQAQIGDSVTMECYFLKKDFNLIVWYKQLLGKKPQPIAKSYYMNDVHFLKGFDDGRLSVTVGNGTYHLNIFRMTHEDAATYYCGVIKFTALYFSPGTFLMITEKHSNTRRILQQPDLKPVHLGDNITLQCTVQFMEDCAQHNVYWLKQSSGESPSRIIVSHFIMADAQTCVYNFTMKIRTLSDTGIYYCAMDVDGEIITGQGTKLTITGTDQNIMNPGTFILVSSNIISAVIIVIALVKWHFIG, translated from the exons ATGAGCCAATGCAGAGAAAATATGCATGCTGTCAGTGTAATCATCCTTGCTTTTTGTG gTTGCTTTACAGCCCATGTTATTAACCAGCCAAAACTGGTGCAACAAGCCCAAATTGGAGACAGTGTAACAATGGAATGCTATTTCCTCAAAAAAGATTTTAACCTCATTGTGTGGTACAAGCAGCTATTAGGAAAGAAGCCACAGCCTATAGCAAAGTCTTACTATATGAACGATGTTCATTTtctaaaaggatttgatgatggaCGCCTCAGTGTGACAGTCGGAAATGGAACTTATCATCTAAACATTTTCCGAATGACACATGAGGATGCAGCGACTTATTATTGTGGAGTGATTAAGTTCACTGCGCTGTATTTCAGCCCTGGAACATTTCTGATGATAACAG aaaaacattcaaatacGAGAAGAATTCTACAGCAACCTGATTTAAAACCTGTTCATCTTGGTGATAACATCACTCTGCAGTGTACAGTTCAATTCATGGAGGACTGTGCACAACACAATGTCTACTGGCTCAAGCAAAGCTCAGGAGAATCCCCGTCTAGAATTATAGTTTCTCATTTTATAATGGCTGATGCACAGACATGTGTCTACAACTTCACAATGAAGATCCGCACACTCTCTGATACTGGTATTTACTACTGTGCCATGGATGTAGATGGAGAAATAATCACTGGACAAGGAACTAAACTGACTATCACTGGCACAG ATCAGAACATTATGAATCCAGGAACTTTCATTTTGGTGTCTTCAAACATAATTTCTGCGGTAATAATTGTGATAGCCTTGGTCAAATGGCATTTTATAG GCTGA
- the LOC125265310 gene encoding uncharacterized protein LOC125265310 isoform X1 — translation MSQCRENMHAVSVIILAFCGCFTAHVINQPKLVQQAQIGDSVTMECYFLKKDFNLIVWYKQLLGKKPQPIAKSYYMNDVHFLKGFDDGRLSVTVGNGTYHLNIFRMTHEDAATYYCGVIKFTALYFSPGTFLMITEKHSNTRRILQQPDLKPVHLGDNITLQCTVQFMEDCAQHNVYWLKQSSGESPSRIIVSHFIMADAQTCVYNFTMKIRTLSDTGIYYCAMDVDGEIITGQGTKLTITGTDQNIMNPGTFILVSSNIISAVIIVIALVKWHFIVFSLLS, via the exons ATGAGCCAATGCAGAGAAAATATGCATGCTGTCAGTGTAATCATCCTTGCTTTTTGTG gTTGCTTTACAGCCCATGTTATTAACCAGCCAAAACTGGTGCAACAAGCCCAAATTGGAGACAGTGTAACAATGGAATGCTATTTCCTCAAAAAAGATTTTAACCTCATTGTGTGGTACAAGCAGCTATTAGGAAAGAAGCCACAGCCTATAGCAAAGTCTTACTATATGAACGATGTTCATTTtctaaaaggatttgatgatggaCGCCTCAGTGTGACAGTCGGAAATGGAACTTATCATCTAAACATTTTCCGAATGACACATGAGGATGCAGCGACTTATTATTGTGGAGTGATTAAGTTCACTGCGCTGTATTTCAGCCCTGGAACATTTCTGATGATAACAG aaaaacattcaaatacGAGAAGAATTCTACAGCAACCTGATTTAAAACCTGTTCATCTTGGTGATAACATCACTCTGCAGTGTACAGTTCAATTCATGGAGGACTGTGCACAACACAATGTCTACTGGCTCAAGCAAAGCTCAGGAGAATCCCCGTCTAGAATTATAGTTTCTCATTTTATAATGGCTGATGCACAGACATGTGTCTACAACTTCACAATGAAGATCCGCACACTCTCTGATACTGGTATTTACTACTGTGCCATGGATGTAGATGGAGAAATAATCACTGGACAAGGAACTAAACTGACTATCACTGGCACAG ATCAGAACATTATGAATCCAGGAACTTTCATTTTGGTGTCTTCAAACATAATTTCTGCGGTAATAATTGTGATAGCCTTGGTCAAATGGCATTTTATAG TTTTTTCACTTCTATCCTGA